tttagctccttctgagtgaggagatacttgaggctcttgtgatccatgtagatgatacacttttcaccatataagtaatgcctccagattttcagtgtgaataccaccgtggccaactccaagtcatgcgtcgaataattcacctcatgaggcttaagttgACAAGATACATATGCTACAACCTttccctcctgcattaacacacatcccaaaccgacataTGATGCATCGCTGTAAACAGTGAACTTTTTTCTAGACTCTGACTATATTAGAATAGGGGCCTCCTTCAGTACTGTcatgagcttctcaaagctcgcttactgtgcatcagtccagttaaatggcACACCCTTACGTGGCATCTTAGTCAAGGGTGCCACAATTAGTGAAAACCCTTCCACAAACCGTCGATAATACCCtaccagtcccagaaaactatggaTCTCAGATACaatcttaggctgcttccaatccaagaacgcctcaattttttgaggatcgaCCCTAATCCCTTCAACAGAAACCACATGGCCCAGATATGTTACTTTCCATAAacagaactcacatttattgaacttggcgtacagttgttCCTCTCGCAAAATCTGCAGAACCACTCTAAGGTGTTCATCATGTTCGTCCTCAGTCCTCAAATACACCAGTATGTCGTCAATATATACCACTACGAATCAATCCAGATAgggttggaacactcgattcatcagatccatgaaagctgctggtgcattcgtcagtccaaatggcattactaggaACTTGTAATGACTGTATCGAGTCCTAAATGATGTCTTGTGTACATCagtctccttaaccctcaactgatgatatcctgatcaGAGGTCAATTTTGGAGAAAATTGAAGCCCTtcgaaactggtcaaacagatcatctatcctcggtacgGGATACTTATTATTGATTATCAACTTGTTCAATTGTCGATAGTTAATACACATACGCatgatccatccttctttttcaccaACAGAATTGGTGCTCCCATAGAGACACAATAGAGTGGATGAACCCACAATCTAGTAGCTTttaaatctgagccttaagctccacaagctctttcggtgcctttctatagggagcgatggacaccggagctgtactagAAAGGAGCTCAATCCTGAACTCTACCTTATGATTTGGAGGTAACTCgggtagctcttcaggaaaaacatccagaaaGTCCTTAATCGTCCTAATATCCTTAACCAAAGAATCCCCAGAatctgaaacactgatgtaggccagaTATGCCTCACATCACTTATGAACCAACTTTTCTTCTGACGTTCCCCAATTACGACTACCTCACTATCCTCTTCAGTTCTCAGTTATGGCACAATCTAAGTGCACTCGGTGTTTAACCAACCAGTTCATTCCCAGTAtcagatcaaactctccaaaaggCAACTCCAACAGATCAGCTAGAAAAATAGCCCTttgaacctctaaaggaacgTCTTTAAGCAACTTATTTACCCTTACTAATTGTCCCAGTGAACTCAATGCAGTCACCTCACTTGCAATGCTCTCAACCAAGATACCCAAGTTCTTAGACACAGTACAAGCTATATAGAagtgagtggatcctatatctatcagtgcagtataaagtacattataaataaagaacatacccTAAAAACGTctggagcatctccatcctcttgGCGGCTTGCAGCATAAACTAGAGTcagctgcctcgcctcagtatgaccagTACCTTTGCCCAGTGCTCTCTGACCACGACCCAacccattaccacctctggcctgaccatgGCCTCTCAGTTCCTGCTAAACTAGTTTCGGTGGTGGTTCAGTACCAGTACCTAGAGCTTTCATCTAATCAGACCTCCGCGGATACTCTCTAATATAGTGCTCTAACGAACCGCACCTCAAACAAGCCTCAGCTCTTTTCCAACACTTGTCCTGATGGTGTTTACCACTGTCAATACACGGCGGCTGTCTAGTAGCAGCAATAGGAGCCCCAACTCTAATCAGCCCATCAactctagcctttttcttagaCCTCTGAATGGAactcgagggctctgaatccctcttgccCCTACCCCTCTCTCAGTTTTGGCACTCAGCGTGCTTCACTTCTTCGGTGATCATCGCCTTATCAACCTATGTAGGAAATCTCTCTCACTCTACGGAGATATCAGAACCCTCAGATTATCCTTgaggccatcctcgaagcgtacacACCCCTcatactcagtcgccaccatacCTTGCGCATAGTTGCTCAGTCTCAAAATTTTAGCCTCATACTTGGCCACCGATCTATCTCCAGTCAAGTTTAGGAACTCCCTCCTATGGGCATCCATATAATTAGCCCCCACATACTTCCTCTGAAAgtagtcttaaagaactcccaggcCAGTCGGTCGGggtgagtgccctccttaacagtgagccaccactgatatgcctcatcaCATAGCAGTGATACAacaccctttaatttttgctcgAGAGTGCAGTCCAGATCGTCCATAATCCTCTTTGTGTCCTctatccagtactcagccacattaggggaaaCTCTAGCAATACTCCCTAAAAGCTCAGCTCCATTAGACCAGAGTCATTCTGAAACTGACCCGCGGCCCTCAgctccagtattgggcccagcgtCCCTCTCTAAAATCCccaacatggcctgggacagtgTGGCGTCCCCAACCGCTCGATCGTGAAACCCAGTCTCAGTCACAAGTGAAGCCGGTgtctcactagtatccaaattagATAGATTGCTAGATGACGAGGACCCAGCTCAagcacctctacggcctctaccacggcctcttATACCCTGTCCGCGAGTACCTCTAGTGGTCATTATCTAATTAcgttttatctgtattaacaatatgcatcagtttacagttctagtgtttattaatagatattttatgaaaacagtATCAGAAGTGTAAAGTTTGTTTCGTACATCCTAGTGTCAATCAATGTTTATCAATTTTACTACAGTCTCGCTATACCCTATTTTGGGTGTTTTCAGTAAGTCTATCTATAGTTGTCTCAGTatgtactacctatagtagtttcaggaTATACTATCAATAACAGTTTCAGTTCAGTTTAAACAATTCACAATTTTAGAAAACTTACTGGATCAGtactggagactcggtgtaccacactttCAGTAAAAACATTTAGAAATTAGTTCTCAGAAATCACGTCTTAAAAACCCATATCCACAGCCAAGTTTTGcaactaggctctgataccactaaatgtaataccccaaacccggcttaaaCGTTAGGGATGAATCTGGCAATATTACATGATAGCGTTTGAAACTAATGTTGACTCCAAAATCATTACTTATTTAGTCACTCGTTTTAACACatttcgttgcggaagcttttaaaagtcATTTTCTGTAAATCGTGTGTATAGAGGAAACTTTACCTTTTTGACAAAATTAAGTTTTTCAAACGTCTAGCAGTTATAAAtccctaaaaataaataataatccaaTTTAAGTAAAAGTTTCAGAAAGTCCGCAATTTACATCAAAATAAACTAATAATCGGAGTATGAGAAAAAACAATAAGAGTCCAAAATCGTAGTCACCATCGGGTCCTCGCTGCACCGA
This window of the Gossypium hirsutum isolate 1008001.06 chromosome A09, Gossypium_hirsutum_v2.1, whole genome shotgun sequence genome carries:
- the LOC107963183 gene encoding uncharacterized protein, whose protein sequence is MDAHRREFLNLTGDRSVAKYEAKILRLSNYAQGMVATEYEGCVRFEDGLKDNLRELRGHGQARGGNGLGRGQRALGKGTGHTEARQLTLVYAASRQEDGDAPDVFRNLGILVESIASEVTALSSLGQLVRVNKLLKDVPLEVQRAIFLADLLELPFGEFDLILGMNCVSDSGDSLVKDIRTIKDFLDVFPEELPELPPNHKVEFRIELLSSTAPILREEQLYAKFNKCEFCLWKVTYLGHVVSVEGIRVDPQKIEAFLDWKQPKIVSEIHSFLGLVGYYRRFVEGFSLIVAPLTKMPRKGVPFNWTDAHDASYVGLGCVLMQEGKVVAYVSCQLKPHEANMVASALNRKVMTNLRVMFACFNLFDDESLLAELQVKPTWIEKIKGMQLEDESLGLRFWQIESGHTEDF